In a genomic window of Pseudomonas putida:
- a CDS encoding ABC transporter substrate-binding protein: protein MQNYKKVFLAAAVTLAFSAGAMAETLKMGIEAAYPPFNNKDASGNVVGFDKEIGDALCAKMKVECSVVTSDWDGIIPALNAKKFDFLISSMSITDERKQAVDFTDPYYSNKLQFIAKKDVDFKTDKDALKGKVIGAQRATLSGTWMEDNMPGVEVKLYDTQENAYLDLTAGRVDAILADKYVNYEWLKSDAGKSYEFKGDPVEESDKIGIAVRKNDPLREKLNVALKEIVADGTYKKINDKYFPFSIY, encoded by the coding sequence ATGCAGAACTACAAAAAGGTCTTCCTGGCTGCCGCCGTCACCCTGGCCTTCAGCGCCGGTGCCATGGCCGAAACCCTGAAGATGGGCATCGAAGCGGCCTACCCGCCGTTCAACAACAAGGATGCCAGCGGCAACGTTGTCGGCTTCGACAAGGAAATCGGCGACGCCCTGTGCGCCAAGATGAAAGTCGAATGCTCCGTGGTCACTTCCGACTGGGACGGCATCATCCCCGCCTTGAATGCCAAGAAGTTCGACTTCCTGATCTCTTCGATGTCGATCACCGACGAGCGCAAGCAAGCGGTGGACTTCACCGACCCGTACTACTCGAACAAGCTGCAGTTCATCGCCAAGAAAGACGTGGACTTCAAAACCGACAAGGACGCCCTGAAAGGCAAAGTGATCGGCGCACAACGTGCGACCCTCTCCGGTACCTGGATGGAAGACAACATGCCTGGCGTTGAAGTGAAGCTCTACGACACCCAGGAAAACGCCTACCTCGACCTGACTGCCGGCCGTGTGGACGCCATTCTCGCCGACAAGTACGTCAACTATGAGTGGCTGAAAAGCGACGCTGGCAAGTCCTACGAATTCAAGGGCGACCCGGTGGAAGAAAGCGACAAGATCGGTATCGCCGTGCGCAAGAACGACCCGCTGCGCGAGAAGCTGAACGTCGCGCTGAAAGAGATCGTCGCTGACGGCACCTACAAGAAGATCAACGACAAGTACTTCCCGTTCAGCATCTATTGA
- a CDS encoding toprim domain-containing protein: protein MNAIHAFLEVMQAVFGRLNFMPVADGKIYRFHVPGDRHGKFNGWYVLHLHVIAYGCFGSWKIGVTHHWTSRKPANPLEAAQARQHVAQTKRQHDAEELQRQNSAAEYARGLLSAASPANPHHPYLVAKGCLPHRLRQRGNELLVPMYHDSQLVNVQRIFPDGTKRFLEGGMIKGCYSPIGHPVPGQSLTICEGWATGATLHEDTGAPVACAMSCHNLLAVGRHLRQRYPDIKLIIAGDDDRLTEVNPGRTAATKAAAALGCGLVFPQWPCNAPRGLSDFNDRRQWGTRQ from the coding sequence ATGAACGCCATCCACGCCTTTCTCGAGGTAATGCAAGCCGTGTTTGGTCGGCTGAATTTTATGCCTGTAGCAGACGGAAAAATTTACCGTTTTCACGTTCCCGGCGATCGACATGGCAAGTTCAATGGCTGGTACGTGCTTCATCTCCACGTGATTGCCTACGGCTGTTTCGGCAGCTGGAAGATCGGAGTTACGCACCACTGGACCAGCCGCAAGCCAGCCAATCCACTGGAGGCCGCACAGGCGCGCCAACACGTCGCACAGACTAAGCGTCAGCATGACGCCGAAGAACTGCAGCGCCAGAATAGCGCCGCCGAATATGCGCGTGGACTTTTGAGTGCTGCAAGTCCTGCCAATCCCCATCATCCCTACTTAGTTGCCAAGGGCTGTCTCCCTCACAGGTTACGCCAGCGTGGCAACGAGTTGCTGGTGCCGATGTATCACGACAGCCAATTGGTTAACGTGCAACGCATCTTTCCAGACGGCACCAAGCGGTTCCTTGAGGGCGGCATGATCAAGGGGTGCTACTCACCTATCGGCCATCCGGTACCGGGCCAGTCGCTGACCATCTGCGAAGGCTGGGCGACTGGCGCCACACTCCATGAGGACACTGGCGCCCCAGTGGCCTGCGCTATGAGTTGCCATAACCTACTAGCAGTGGGTAGGCATCTTCGCCAGCGCTATCCCGATATCAAGCTGATCATTGCCGGTGACGATGACCGCCTGACCGAAGTCAACCCCGGAAGAACAGCTGCCACAAAGGCTGCTGCCGCGCTCGGCTGTGGCCTTGTATTTCCCCAGTGGCCATGCAATGCGCCTCGGGGACTGAGTGACTTCAACGATCGCCGACAGTGGGGGACGAGGCAATGA
- a CDS encoding SDH family Clp fold serine proteinase, translated as MPSLDNHILLALSHYRGLIAKHFGCSVLAYSGPIHPAVQSAYVNAIEELVRHRDNTENPNRICIVIATPGGVVEAVEKMVEVTRHYFDEVFFVVPTAAMSAGTIFCMSGDKIFMDYTSSLGPIDPQVPLADGQLVPALGYIDKVNQLIEKSAAGSLTDAEFMMLQRQDLATLRRYEQARDLSVSLLKLWLVKYKFKDWTVHACTNPGTAVSEAEKEARAEQIAKDLSDNNRWHSHGRMIGINTLTGGLKLKIEDYTDDQELRQNLRVYSELITEHAERQRSAFMLHYT; from the coding sequence ATGCCTAGTCTGGATAATCACATTCTTCTTGCTTTAAGCCATTATCGAGGCCTGATTGCGAAGCATTTCGGGTGCTCAGTTCTGGCATATTCTGGGCCTATACATCCCGCAGTTCAGAGCGCGTATGTAAATGCGATCGAGGAGTTAGTGCGGCATCGCGACAACACTGAAAACCCGAATCGAATTTGCATTGTAATAGCGACCCCGGGCGGGGTAGTGGAAGCTGTCGAAAAAATGGTTGAGGTAACTCGCCACTACTTTGATGAAGTATTTTTTGTGGTACCTACCGCCGCAATGTCCGCTGGCACAATTTTTTGCATGTCGGGCGATAAAATCTTCATGGACTACACCTCATCCTTGGGTCCTATAGACCCGCAGGTTCCCTTAGCAGATGGGCAACTGGTCCCTGCTCTTGGTTACATTGATAAGGTGAACCAACTTATCGAAAAATCTGCCGCAGGCAGCCTCACAGATGCGGAATTTATGATGTTACAGCGACAGGATCTCGCGACCCTTCGCCGTTATGAACAAGCTAGGGATCTTTCTGTCAGCCTGCTCAAGCTTTGGCTTGTAAAATATAAGTTCAAAGACTGGACCGTCCACGCTTGTACCAATCCGGGAACGGCCGTTTCTGAAGCGGAAAAAGAAGCCCGTGCCGAACAAATTGCAAAAGATCTCAGCGATAACAATCGCTGGCATTCACACGGGAGAATGATTGGAATCAACACGTTAACCGGTGGTCTGAAGCTGAAGATCGAAGACTATACTGACGATCAGGAATTGAGGCAGAATCTGCGCGTTTATTCAGAACTGATCACAGAGCATGCAGAACGCCAACGATCTGCTTTTATGCTTCACTACACATAA
- a CDS encoding ABC transporter ATP-binding protein: MAEATPALEIRNLHKRYGSLEVLKGISLTARDGDVISILGSSGSGKSTFLRCINLLENPHQGQILVAGEELKLKAAKNGELVAADGKQINRLRSEIGFVFQNFNLWPHMSVLDNIIEAPRRVLGQSKAEAIEVAEALLAKVGIADKRHAYPSQLSGGQQQRAAIARTLAMQPKVILFDEPTSALDPEMVQEVLNVIRALAEEGRTMLLVTHEMGFARQVSSEVVFLHQGLVEEQGSPQQVFENPLSARCKQFMSSNR, encoded by the coding sequence ATGGCTGAGGCCACGCCCGCGCTTGAAATCCGCAACTTGCATAAACGCTACGGTTCGCTGGAGGTGCTCAAGGGCATCTCGCTGACCGCCCGTGACGGCGATGTGATCTCGATCCTGGGTTCCTCCGGCTCCGGCAAGTCCACGTTCCTGCGCTGCATCAACCTGCTGGAAAACCCACACCAGGGCCAGATCCTGGTGGCTGGCGAAGAACTCAAGCTCAAGGCCGCGAAGAACGGTGAACTGGTTGCCGCCGACGGCAAGCAGATCAATCGCCTGCGCAGCGAGATTGGTTTTGTGTTTCAAAACTTTAATCTGTGGCCGCACATGAGCGTGCTCGACAACATCATCGAGGCCCCGCGCCGCGTGCTCGGCCAGAGCAAGGCCGAAGCCATTGAAGTCGCCGAAGCCCTGTTGGCCAAGGTGGGCATCGCCGACAAGCGCCACGCCTACCCTTCGCAGTTGTCCGGCGGCCAGCAACAACGCGCGGCCATCGCCCGCACCCTGGCCATGCAGCCCAAAGTCATCCTGTTTGACGAGCCGACTTCCGCCCTTGACCCGGAAATGGTCCAGGAAGTACTTAATGTCATCCGCGCCCTGGCCGAAGAAGGCCGCACCATGCTGCTGGTCACCCATGAAATGGGCTTCGCCCGTCAGGTTTCCAGTGAAGTGGTGTTCCTCCACCAGGGCTTGGTCGAAGAGCAAGGATCGCCACAGCAGGTGTTTGAAAACCCGCTTTCGGCGCGCTGCAAACAATTCATGTCCAGCAACCGCTAA
- a CDS encoding ABC transporter permease, with amino-acid sequence MIIDLYGFGPALAAGALMTVKLALTALCLGLVLGLLGALAKTSPYKPLQWLGGTYSTLVRGVPELLWVLLIYFGTVNMMRALGEFFGNPDLELNAFAAGVIALGLCFGAYATEVFRGAILAIPKGHREAGVALGLSKWRIFTRLIMPQMWRIALPGLGNLFMILMKDTALVSVIGLEEIMRHAQIGVTVSKQPFTFYMVAAFMYLGLTVLAMTGMHFLEKRAARGFARSTQ; translated from the coding sequence ATGATTATCGACCTCTACGGATTCGGCCCGGCGCTCGCCGCTGGCGCGCTGATGACTGTGAAACTGGCGCTCACGGCCCTGTGCCTGGGGCTGGTGCTCGGTCTGCTTGGCGCCTTGGCCAAGACCTCCCCGTACAAGCCGTTGCAATGGCTTGGCGGCACTTATTCAACGTTGGTTCGCGGCGTCCCGGAATTGCTCTGGGTGCTGCTGATCTACTTCGGCACGGTCAACATGATGCGTGCCCTGGGCGAGTTCTTCGGCAATCCCGACCTGGAGCTCAACGCCTTCGCCGCTGGCGTGATCGCGCTGGGCCTGTGCTTCGGCGCCTACGCCACGGAAGTGTTTCGCGGCGCGATCCTCGCCATTCCCAAGGGCCATCGTGAGGCCGGCGTGGCCCTTGGCTTGTCCAAGTGGCGCATCTTCACCCGCTTGATCATGCCGCAGATGTGGCGCATCGCCCTGCCTGGCCTTGGCAACCTGTTCATGATCCTGATGAAGGACACCGCGCTGGTGTCGGTGATCGGCCTGGAAGAAATCATGCGTCACGCGCAGATTGGCGTCACCGTATCCAAGCAACCGTTCACCTTCTATATGGTCGCGGCCTTCATGTACCTGGGCCTGACGGTTCTGGCCATGACCGGCATGCACTTCCTGGAAAAACGCGCCGCTCGCGGCTTCGCGAGGAGCACCCAATGA
- a CDS encoding methyltransferase, which translates to MPAKGVDAGVLTGENLLARFTALDAFLTQHQALWKPRPFTHLQLPWETSYPELAAWLRGRSLEEAENAHNQPALMDAPQPFASLAATSLALSAVDELPAHTLEAAGHRLNVDVPGRKWQQIEAFASRLQFADTPTHWLDWCSGKGHLGRRLLQPGQQLTCLEYDPALVASGQALSERHQLHTLHVEQDVLAAGAASLLSAQHTPIALHACGDLHVRLIQLASSAGCKQLAIAPCCYNRISQTLYSPISSAANGSALQLSLDDLALPMSETVTAGARVRRQRDTSMARRLAFDLLQRQLRGIDEYLPTPSLPSHWLDKPFADYCHHLAQLKELSTIDTQDWSTWEAKGWQRLAQVRNLELLRGLFRRPLELWLVLDRALFLHEQSYSVRLGTFCETPLTPRNFLILAERV; encoded by the coding sequence ATGCCTGCCAAGGGCGTTGATGCCGGCGTGCTGACGGGCGAGAACCTGCTCGCCCGCTTCACCGCGCTGGATGCCTTTCTGACGCAGCATCAGGCGCTGTGGAAACCACGCCCCTTCACTCACCTGCAACTGCCTTGGGAAACGTCCTACCCTGAACTGGCCGCCTGGCTACGCGGGCGGTCCCTGGAAGAGGCGGAAAACGCACACAACCAACCTGCCCTGATGGATGCACCGCAGCCTTTTGCTTCGCTGGCGGCGACATCACTGGCGCTGAGTGCCGTGGATGAATTACCCGCCCACACATTGGAAGCGGCGGGTCATCGATTGAACGTCGATGTGCCGGGACGCAAATGGCAACAGATCGAAGCCTTCGCCAGCCGGCTGCAGTTTGCCGATACACCCACGCATTGGCTGGACTGGTGCTCGGGAAAGGGCCATTTGGGGCGACGCTTGTTGCAACCCGGTCAGCAATTGACCTGCCTCGAATACGACCCGGCGCTGGTTGCCAGCGGCCAAGCCCTCAGTGAGCGCCACCAACTGCACACTCTGCACGTCGAGCAGGACGTACTCGCTGCCGGTGCGGCCTCATTGCTGAGCGCTCAACACACGCCCATTGCGCTCCACGCCTGCGGCGATCTGCACGTGCGCCTGATCCAGCTGGCCAGCTCAGCCGGATGCAAACAACTCGCCATCGCCCCTTGCTGCTACAACCGCATCAGCCAGACCCTGTACTCGCCGATTTCTTCCGCAGCAAACGGCTCCGCCCTACAGCTGTCACTCGACGATCTGGCGTTGCCAATGAGCGAAACCGTGACCGCCGGTGCCCGGGTCCGACGCCAGCGTGACACGTCGATGGCCCGACGCTTGGCGTTCGACCTGCTGCAGCGACAGCTGCGCGGCATCGACGAATACCTGCCCACCCCTTCCCTGCCGAGTCATTGGCTGGATAAACCCTTCGCCGATTACTGCCATCATTTGGCCCAACTAAAAGAGTTATCCACAATCGACACGCAAGACTGGTCGACATGGGAAGCCAAGGGCTGGCAGCGCCTGGCGCAGGTACGCAATCTGGAACTTCTGCGCGGACTTTTCCGACGCCCGCTGGAGCTTTGGCTGGTGCTCGATCGAGCCCTTTTCCTGCACGAACAGAGTTACAGCGTTCGCCTCGGCACCTTCTGTGAAACCCCGCTCACGCCGCGCAATTTCCTGATATTGGCCGAGCGCGTTTAA
- a CDS encoding RloB family protein, protein MGSEKSRSGKAAASFQRKKSTKEAGKRYLIVCEGSKTEPNYFRELRHDLRLKTATIEICGEECGSDPVSVYEYAVTVVEEEKGAKYDQVFCVIDKDDHKNLDEALEKIAKQGDGFTAILSYPCFEYWLLLHFVLHRNAFTKTGTKSIGAVALSELKKHDTTYDKGTKGTWIRYKDKLETALANSREIKKISDRSGNLNPSTSIHELVQLLVGMA, encoded by the coding sequence ATGGGGAGTGAGAAGTCTCGTAGTGGTAAAGCGGCTGCATCATTTCAACGGAAGAAAAGCACCAAGGAGGCCGGAAAGAGATATCTGATAGTCTGCGAGGGATCAAAGACTGAGCCAAACTATTTCCGTGAGCTTAGGCATGATTTACGGCTAAAAACTGCAACCATAGAAATCTGCGGAGAAGAATGTGGCTCTGACCCTGTCTCCGTATACGAATATGCTGTTACGGTTGTAGAGGAGGAAAAGGGCGCCAAGTATGATCAAGTTTTTTGTGTGATCGACAAAGACGATCATAAAAACCTTGATGAAGCACTAGAGAAAATTGCTAAACAAGGCGATGGATTCACCGCGATATTATCGTATCCATGCTTCGAATATTGGTTGCTTTTACATTTTGTGCTTCATCGAAATGCGTTTACCAAAACTGGAACAAAATCAATAGGCGCGGTAGCGCTTAGCGAGCTTAAGAAGCATGATACAACATACGACAAAGGAACGAAGGGTACCTGGATACGATACAAGGATAAGCTTGAAACTGCACTGGCAAATTCTCGTGAGATAAAAAAGATTTCTGACAGGTCAGGCAATTTAAATCCTTCAACCAGTATTCATGAACTAGTCCAACTATTAGTGGGCATGGCCTGA
- a CDS encoding ABC transporter permease, which yields MNWEVIIKWLPKLAQGASLTLELVAIAVIAGLLLAIPLGIARSSRLWWVRAFPYGYIFFFRGTPLLVQLFLVYYGLAQFDVIRSSSMWPYLRDPFWCATATMTLHTAAYIAEILRGAIQAIPPGEIEAARALGMSKPKALFYIILPRAARIGLPAYSNEVILMLKASALASTVTLLELTGMARTIIARTYLPVEIFFAAGVFYLLMAYVLVRGFKLLERWLRVDACQGR from the coding sequence ATGAACTGGGAAGTCATCATCAAGTGGCTGCCGAAACTGGCCCAGGGCGCTTCCCTGACTCTGGAGCTGGTGGCCATCGCCGTGATCGCCGGCCTGCTGCTGGCGATTCCATTGGGTATCGCGCGCTCATCGCGGCTGTGGTGGGTGCGGGCATTTCCCTACGGCTACATCTTCTTTTTCCGTGGCACACCCTTGCTGGTTCAACTGTTCCTCGTCTACTACGGCCTGGCGCAGTTCGACGTGATCCGCAGCAGTTCGATGTGGCCGTACCTGCGCGATCCGTTCTGGTGCGCTACCGCCACCATGACATTGCACACCGCGGCTTATATAGCCGAGATCCTGCGCGGTGCCATTCAGGCGATTCCACCCGGTGAGATCGAAGCGGCCCGCGCCCTGGGCATGTCCAAACCCAAGGCGCTGTTCTACATCATCTTGCCCCGGGCCGCGCGCATCGGCCTGCCGGCCTACAGCAACGAAGTGATCCTGATGCTCAAGGCCAGCGCCCTGGCCAGCACCGTGACCTTGCTGGAATTGACCGGCATGGCCCGCACCATCATTGCCCGGACCTACCTGCCGGTGGAGATCTTCTTTGCCGCCGGGGTGTTCTACCTGCTGATGGCTTATGTGCTGGTGCGCGGCTTCAAGCTGCTGGAGCGCTGGCTGCGCGTCGATGCCTGCCAAGGGCGTTGA
- a CDS encoding AAA family ATPase → MNGSEPPPYELLPLEAYDDMPAQGARSKQSPNINCHAELTPASSISPQPINWLWPNWIARGKLTVLAGAGGSGKTTLAIGLIGTLTSGGRWPDGERCSKPGNVLIWSSEDDIADTLVPRLVAAGADLSRVHFIKARINENGDREPFDPANDINLLNENLATIEGGVALLLIDPIVCAIKGDMHRANDVRRGLQAVVDFAEKNKCAVLGISHFSKGSIGGIPAERVIGSQAFSALARTVLVAAKQENSNTRVLAHAKSNISDDQGGVEYFIVPCTIGDGIETTCVHWGDKIDGSARDILANAEKIEKIDSEDYEKRTALESACQFLQEELKDGPVASEQIEADAKNAGCSWSTVKRAKNKIGVSARKKPEKNGSWDWILPEDAQKATKALTEDNEHLQEEMSTFDDSDTEEL, encoded by the coding sequence ATGAATGGCTCAGAACCGCCACCTTACGAGCTACTGCCACTTGAAGCCTACGACGACATGCCTGCTCAGGGCGCTAGGTCGAAGCAGTCGCCGAACATAAATTGTCATGCCGAACTTACACCGGCCTCCAGCATCAGCCCGCAGCCGATTAACTGGCTGTGGCCTAACTGGATTGCCCGAGGCAAGTTGACCGTTCTTGCGGGAGCCGGCGGCAGCGGCAAAACGACCTTGGCCATTGGATTGATCGGCACTCTGACTAGCGGAGGGCGCTGGCCTGATGGTGAGCGGTGCTCGAAGCCTGGAAATGTACTCATTTGGAGCAGCGAAGACGATATAGCGGACACATTGGTCCCTCGATTGGTTGCTGCTGGCGCCGACTTGAGCCGCGTGCACTTCATCAAGGCCCGGATTAATGAAAACGGGGATCGTGAGCCTTTCGATCCGGCCAACGATATCAATCTGCTGAACGAAAATCTCGCAACCATCGAAGGCGGGGTCGCTTTGTTGCTCATTGATCCCATCGTATGCGCTATTAAGGGCGACATGCACCGGGCCAATGATGTACGACGGGGATTGCAGGCTGTCGTGGATTTCGCTGAGAAGAACAAATGCGCCGTGCTGGGCATCAGTCACTTCAGCAAAGGGAGCATCGGCGGCATTCCAGCTGAACGGGTGATCGGCAGTCAAGCTTTCTCAGCTCTGGCTCGCACAGTCCTGGTAGCCGCCAAACAGGAAAACTCCAACACACGCGTGCTCGCTCACGCCAAGTCGAACATTAGCGACGATCAGGGTGGAGTGGAATATTTCATAGTGCCTTGCACTATCGGCGATGGCATCGAAACCACGTGCGTGCATTGGGGAGACAAGATCGACGGCAGTGCTCGCGACATTTTGGCCAATGCAGAGAAAATCGAAAAGATCGATTCAGAGGACTATGAAAAGCGCACCGCGCTGGAGAGCGCGTGCCAGTTTCTTCAGGAAGAGCTTAAGGACGGCCCCGTCGCATCTGAACAGATTGAGGCAGATGCAAAAAATGCTGGCTGCTCATGGTCGACGGTCAAACGCGCAAAAAATAAAATCGGCGTTTCGGCAAGAAAAAAACCTGAAAAAAATGGCAGTTGGGATTGGATTCTGCCCGAAGATGCTCAAAAGGCTACGAAGGCGCTCACAGAAGACAATGAGCATCTTCAGGAGGAAATGAGCACCTTCGACGACTCCGACACGGAGGAACTATGA
- a CDS encoding AAA family ATPase — translation MLIEFSVENFKSIRERQTISMVASNYYKEFLNENTFEVGSEEAFPRLLKTAVIYGPNASGKSSLVDAMTFMDWMVCFSANESQADDEIAVLPFKLSKVSREADSEFEISFFEEGIRYQFGFTANSERVTSEWLYAYPSGHQQKWYQRDYDIETDSYSYVWSKLFQGGRRRTDWRLNTRPNTLFLASAIQLNNEQLKPVFNWFRRRLATLDPTTLNWNFTVDKFETKKDDILSFLSHADLCIADIQIDRKKFDPSQIPDAMPKILKEEFIKTMSGREIAEPKFYLESIDGSGLIEFDDDEISAGTKALFNFAGPWLDVISSDRILFVDELDSSLHPLVVHQLIKILHSKGSKAQVIFTTHDTSVLGQGILRRDQIWMIEKDRKQSSVLTPLSDYSVREDEALEKGYLAGRYGGIPFVKDYSHGE, via the coding sequence ATGCTCATTGAGTTCAGTGTTGAAAATTTCAAGTCAATCAGAGAGCGCCAGACCATTAGCATGGTGGCCTCGAACTACTATAAAGAGTTCTTGAATGAGAACACCTTTGAAGTAGGCAGCGAAGAAGCCTTCCCTAGGCTACTAAAAACTGCTGTCATTTACGGCCCTAACGCCTCTGGCAAGAGTAGTTTGGTGGACGCGATGACTTTCATGGACTGGATGGTTTGTTTTTCAGCAAATGAAAGCCAAGCAGATGACGAAATAGCGGTTTTGCCTTTCAAACTTTCTAAAGTATCAAGAGAGGCAGACAGTGAATTTGAAATAAGCTTCTTTGAGGAGGGGATTCGCTATCAGTTTGGTTTTACTGCCAACTCAGAAAGAGTTACATCTGAATGGTTATACGCATACCCTTCTGGGCATCAGCAAAAATGGTATCAAAGAGATTATGATATCGAAACTGATTCGTATAGTTATGTTTGGAGTAAATTATTCCAAGGCGGTCGACGCAGAACGGATTGGCGACTAAATACTCGACCCAACACTTTGTTTCTCGCCTCCGCCATTCAGCTAAACAACGAACAATTAAAACCAGTATTTAATTGGTTTCGACGCAGGCTTGCAACCTTAGACCCAACCACTTTGAATTGGAACTTTACGGTTGATAAATTTGAGACAAAAAAAGATGACATCCTATCATTCTTAAGTCACGCTGATTTGTGCATTGCTGACATTCAGATTGATCGAAAAAAATTCGACCCATCCCAAATCCCAGACGCCATGCCCAAGATACTTAAGGAAGAGTTTATAAAAACCATGTCCGGTAGAGAAATCGCCGAACCAAAGTTTTATTTAGAATCCATTGACGGCTCGGGTCTCATTGAGTTTGATGATGATGAAATCTCTGCCGGCACCAAAGCTTTATTTAATTTTGCCGGGCCGTGGCTCGATGTTATTAGTTCCGACAGAATACTTTTTGTCGACGAACTCGATAGCAGCTTGCATCCACTCGTAGTACATCAACTTATAAAAATTCTTCACTCAAAAGGGTCCAAGGCTCAAGTAATATTTACAACTCATGACACTAGTGTTTTGGGCCAAGGAATTCTTCGCCGCGATCAAATCTGGATGATAGAAAAGGATCGTAAACAGTCCTCTGTTCTTACTCCGCTTTCTGACTACTCGGTAAGAGAGGATGAGGCTTTAGAAAAAGGTTATTTAGCGGGAAGATATGGTGGAATCCCCTTCGTAAAGGATTATAGCCATGGGGAGTGA
- a CDS encoding helix-turn-helix domain-containing protein, with amino-acid sequence MTVAMPKTLQDNIETLIEDYRLNIAKALGYDPQAPPVLIDDKQAAQVLGVSANTLSVWRSLGRYGIPFVKSGRLVRYRVDDLAKFLALRTVTHTGKIV; translated from the coding sequence ATGACCGTAGCCATGCCCAAAACCCTCCAAGACAATATTGAGACCCTCATCGAGGACTACCGCCTCAATATTGCCAAAGCGCTGGGCTACGACCCGCAAGCACCACCCGTCCTGATCGATGACAAGCAAGCCGCCCAAGTTCTGGGGGTTAGTGCCAATACCTTGTCTGTCTGGCGTTCGCTAGGTCGGTATGGAATCCCTTTCGTCAAGTCGGGCCGCCTTGTGCGCTATCGGGTGGACGACCTCGCTAAGTTCCTAGCCCTCCGCACCGTGACCCATACCGGCAAAATCGTCTGA